CGCCATGGTGATTCTGGAACCAACAGAACTGTTGGGCACCAGGCTGAGGTGGTTGGTTGGGTTCCCCACGCCCTGGTTGGGTTCCCCAAGTCCTGGTTGGGTTCCCCACGCCCTGGTTGGGTGTCCCAAGTCCTACTTTGGTGTCGAGTGGTTTCGAagtccctgatgaagagccaaCCCATGATGGAGACGCTGGTGGTGGGTGCTGAGTGCTACGACGTGGTGGCCACTGTGGGGAAGGGGACCTTTGGGGAGGTGACCTGGGGCTGGCGCAGGAGCACAGGGGAGATGGTGGCCATCAAGATCCTGAAGAACAAAGGCCACCATGGCTTGACGGCAAAGAATGAGCTGAGGCTGCTGGAAGCCTTGCGGGAGGTGGACGCGGAGGAGTCGCACATCGTCCATTTCCTCCAGTCCTTCAGTGATGGTGTCTGTACCTACCTGGTCTTGGAGCTGCTGGACCAAAACCTCTTTGAGTTCCAAAAGCAGAACAACTTCTCGCCGTTGCCCATCCGGCACATCCGTACCATCACGGCGCAGGTCCTGGCAGCGCTGGTCAAGCTGAAGGAGCTTTCCATCATCCACGCCGACCTCAAGCCAGAGAACATCATGCTGGTGGACCACAAGCGTTATCCTTTCCACATCAAGCTCATCGACTTCGGCTCAGCCAGGATATTCACCGACATCCACCAGATCGAAGATCCCTACATCCAAACCTGCTTCTACCGGGCGCCGGAGATCTTGTTGGGGTTGCCCTTCTGGGGGAAGATGGACATGTGGGCTCTGGGTTGTGTGATGGCTGAACTTCACTTGGGTCATCAATGAGTACGACCAGGTTGTCCACATCTGCTCCACCCTGGGGCGACCCCAAGACCAATTGCTTCATGCCGCCGAGAAGACGCCGTCCTTCTTCCAATGGGTGCCGTATCCTACCGGTTCCTGGCAGCTCAGGCCACCAGGCAAGGACATGGGGAAGCCAAAGGGGTGGAAGAAGTATGTCCTCTCCTCACTGAACCAGTTGGCGGAGGTCAATGTCCACCCTGCACAGGAGGTGCAGGCTGAGTGCTGTGACCTCCATGGGATGGTGGAGCTGCTCAAGAGGGTCCTCACCTGGGACTCGCGCAAGAGGATCACGCCCAACGCCGCCCTCAAGCATCCCTTCATCTCCTTGCAGCAGGTCAAGGCCAGCTTTGAGGCCACCCGGTACTACCAGCTCTGCCAAGAGGACTTGAGGGCAACCAAGAAGGACACCGGTGCGGTTGAGGTCTTCCATGGCAAGGAACTTCCTTCACTCAACCAGACGGACGGCTTCAACCATGCCAAGGGGGACAAGAACCAGGATGTCCACCAAGCCCCCGTCCCCACATTCTacagccaccagcaccaccagtgGGCCAGGATGGAACCGGCTGCTGGTAACTGGATCTTGGTGAGGTCAACCAATGGGCAAAAGACCGGCCACCATGGTGGCACCATAGGCTTCGGTGGGATAGAGGAGAAGAACCCGTGTGGACAACCAGACACTTTGCCCTGAGCCAAGGTACGGCCATGGGGTTGAGGGGCTTGTGGGGGCCCTGGGCTTGGGGTCTTGGGACAATGGGTGCTGCAGGTCCCATGGGTGCTTGGGTGTCCTGATGCCCAACATGTGGGTGCTTGGGGGTCGTGGTGCCCCACATGTGGGTCCTGGAGGTCCCCGTGCTCCCCGGTGCCGCTCATCCCCATCTCTCGCCCCACAGCGAGCCCCAATGCCGCGGTGCAACTCCAAGGCCCTTCATCTCATGCCTATTCTCAGTTCCCTGCGCCGGTGAAGCCACCGCGACATCCAAGAGCTTCTCACAAcccttcttcttcctcacctTCACCGAGAAGATCCCACTTTGGCACTGGTGGAGAAGATGTTCGTGGAAGCACCAGGACACGCAGTGCTGGATGTTGATAGCACCAACCATTGCCCAATAAATGGTTTGCCATGGCTTGGTGTCTCTCTTGACTCTTTGCCAGGATGGATTTGGCTCAGGAtggttgtcccatccctggcaaggttggatggggcttggagca
The Cuculus canorus isolate bCucCan1 unplaced genomic scaffold, bCucCan1.pri scaffold_147_arrow_ctg1, whole genome shotgun sequence DNA segment above includes these coding regions:
- the LOC128850657 gene encoding LOW QUALITY PROTEIN: homeodomain-interacting protein kinase 4-like (The sequence of the model RefSeq protein was modified relative to this genomic sequence to represent the inferred CDS: inserted 2 bases in 1 codon) — protein: MMETLVVGAECYDVVATVGKGTFGEVTWGWRRSTGEMVAIKILKNKGHHGLTAKNELRLLEALREVDAEESHIVHFLQSFSDGVCTYLVLELLDQNLFEFQKQNNFSPLPIRHIRTITAQVLAALVKLKELSIIHADLKPENIMLVDHKRYPFHIKLIDFGSARIFTDIHQIEDPYIQTCFYRAPEILLGLPFWGKMDMWALGCVMAELHLGHXNEYDQVVHICSTLGRPQDQLLHAAEKTPSFFQWVPYPTGSWQLRPPGKDMGKPKGWKKYVLSSLNQLAEVNVHPAQEVQAECCDLHGMVELLKRVLTWDSRKRITPNAALKHPFISLQQVKASFEATRYYQLCQEDLRATKKDTGAVEVFHGKELPSLNQTDGFNHAKGDKNQDVHQAPVPTFYSHQHHQWARMEPAAGNWILVRSTNGQKTGHHGGTIGFGGIEEKNPCGQPDTLP